From a single Shewanella donghaensis genomic region:
- a CDS encoding LysR family transcriptional regulator: protein MINQKWLTTFLKLAEVGHFTQTAEQLFMTQPGVSQHVQKLEQQLNVKLIQRFGKRFELTSAGMQLQQYGQVLVKDQMQLLSDLQIDSEYIGECRFACSGSLASLLYPHFIEHQIAHQQLSVSIEAGPNRRVIEQLINNEIDIGIVTQLVSDPELEVVSIGFEQLCLVVPKSHSTTVNYDELTHLGMIAHPDAMHYWQQVVASNYADKLATNINVVSYVNQLNQILIPVSKGLGFTVLPEFAVKSFSDNESITVAQLAKPVKEPLYMIYKKHRPLAKRYKWFMDKTTDLVNS, encoded by the coding sequence ATGATTAATCAAAAATGGTTAACAACTTTTTTAAAACTGGCTGAAGTAGGCCACTTTACTCAAACTGCTGAGCAGTTATTCATGACTCAACCCGGTGTTAGTCAACATGTACAGAAATTAGAACAACAACTCAACGTAAAGCTCATTCAACGTTTTGGTAAGCGTTTCGAATTAACTTCAGCAGGTATGCAATTACAGCAATACGGACAAGTGCTCGTTAAAGATCAAATGCAATTACTTAGCGACTTACAAATTGATTCTGAATACATAGGTGAGTGTCGCTTTGCTTGCTCAGGCTCTTTGGCATCATTGCTTTATCCACATTTCATCGAGCATCAGATAGCGCATCAGCAGCTTTCAGTTTCAATTGAAGCAGGCCCTAATAGAAGGGTTATCGAGCAATTAATCAATAATGAGATTGATATTGGAATAGTGACGCAGCTTGTTTCAGATCCAGAGCTTGAGGTGGTATCTATTGGTTTTGAGCAGTTATGTTTGGTCGTTCCAAAATCTCATTCTACAACGGTTAACTATGATGAATTAACTCATTTGGGCATGATCGCTCACCCAGATGCAATGCATTATTGGCAGCAAGTGGTAGCAAGTAATTATGCGGATAAACTGGCTACCAATATCAATGTCGTTAGCTATGTGAACCAACTCAATCAGATATTAATACCTGTGTCGAAAGGACTGGGTTTTACCGTTTTACCTGAATTTGCAGTGAAGAGCTTTAGTGATAATGAATCAATCACAGTTGCTCAATTAGCTAAGCCAGTTAAAGAGCCGCTTTATATGATTTATAAAAAGCACCGTCCGTTAGCGAAACGTTATAAGTGGTTTATGGATAAAACCACTGATTTAGTGAATAGCTAA
- a CDS encoding lactoylglutathione lyase family protein, translating to MSSDSLTNQQPSTYPRSFSHIGISVPDLEAAVKFYTEVLGWYKIMEPTTIVEEDSAIGEMCTDVFGAGWGSFKIAHLSTGDRIGVELFQFNNQQNPEDNFEYWKTGIFHFCVQDPDVEGLAEKIVAAGGKKRMKAPRYYYPGEKPYRMIYMEDPFGNILEIYSHSYELHYASGAYT from the coding sequence ATGTCATCAGATTCACTTACAAATCAACAGCCATCAACTTATCCACGTAGCTTTTCACATATTGGCATTTCAGTACCCGACTTAGAAGCTGCAGTTAAGTTTTATACAGAAGTGTTGGGTTGGTACAAAATTATGGAACCAACCACGATTGTCGAGGAAGACAGCGCTATTGGCGAAATGTGTACCGATGTCTTTGGGGCTGGTTGGGGCTCATTCAAAATAGCTCACCTTTCTACGGGAGACAGGATCGGCGTTGAGTTATTTCAATTTAATAATCAACAAAACCCAGAAGACAATTTTGAATACTGGAAAACTGGCATATTTCACTTTTGCGTTCAAGATCCTGATGTTGAGGGTTTAGCAGAAAAGATTGTGGCTGCTGGCGGTAAAAAACGCATGAAAGCGCCACGATATTATTACCCTGGAGAAAAACCCTACCGCATGATTTATATGGAAGATCCATTCGGAAATATTCTAGAGATTTATAGCCACAGCTACGAATTACACTATGCAAGTGGCGCTTATACTTAA